Proteins found in one Planococcus citri chromosome 2, ihPlaCitr1.1, whole genome shotgun sequence genomic segment:
- the LOC135836369 gene encoding uncharacterized protein LOC135836369 isoform X2, with protein MCKFIVFVVCVLCYWNQVPGLTRRSPEPWRQLPNFDTSQMSQHQHYKSIPFGTGQEKINTMKNNILSKTQTPKFSRLNMPQMQMPQMPKIPQSSNGEPVVKVYSSSVSESTQSSSKNGGPPEVSHQAAGYKYDYDSTKDNPVQSDLVAMKGYTPDASDPDAGTYVAYENSYP; from the exons ATGTGCAAGTTTATTGTTTTTGTGGTTTGCGTTTTATGTTACTGGAACCAG GTTCCTGGGTTAACTCGCAGATCACCAGAGCCATGGAGGCAGTTGCCGAATTTTGATACGAGCCAAATGAGTCAACATCAACATTATAAGAGCATTCCATTTGGTACAGgtcaggaaaaaattaataccatGAAAAACAACATCCTCAGCAAAACACAAACACCAAAGTTCTCTCGATTGAAT ATGCCACAAATGCAAATGCCTCAGATGCCAAAGATTCCACAATCCTCCAATGGCGAACCTGTGGTTAAAGTATACAGCTCTTCTGTATCAGAAAGTACCCAATCTTCTTCTAAAAATGGCGGTCCTCCAGAAGTATCGCATCAAGCTGCTGGTTATAAATACGACTACGATTCAACCAAAGACAATCCTGTTCAATCAGATTTAGTCGCCATGAAAGGATACACTCCAGATGCAAGTGACCCGGATGCAGGAACTTATGTCGCATATGAAAATTCCTATCCATGA
- the LOC135836369 gene encoding uncharacterized protein LOC135836369 isoform X1, translated as MCKFIVFVVCVLCYWNQVPGLTRRSPEPWRQLPNFDTSQMSQHQHYKSIPFGTGQEKINTMKNNILSKTQTPKFSRLNPFNYFSQPQMPQMQMPQMPKIPQSSNGEPVVKVYSSSVSESTQSSSKNGGPPEVSHQAAGYKYDYDSTKDNPVQSDLVAMKGYTPDASDPDAGTYVAYENSYP; from the exons ATGTGCAAGTTTATTGTTTTTGTGGTTTGCGTTTTATGTTACTGGAACCAG GTTCCTGGGTTAACTCGCAGATCACCAGAGCCATGGAGGCAGTTGCCGAATTTTGATACGAGCCAAATGAGTCAACATCAACATTATAAGAGCATTCCATTTGGTACAGgtcaggaaaaaattaataccatGAAAAACAACATCCTCAGCAAAACACAAACACCAAAGTTCTCTCGATTGAAT CCTTTCAACTACTTCTCCCAACCACAGATGCCACAAATGCAAATGCCTCAGATGCCAAAGATTCCACAATCCTCCAATGGCGAACCTGTGGTTAAAGTATACAGCTCTTCTGTATCAGAAAGTACCCAATCTTCTTCTAAAAATGGCGGTCCTCCAGAAGTATCGCATCAAGCTGCTGGTTATAAATACGACTACGATTCAACCAAAGACAATCCTGTTCAATCAGATTTAGTCGCCATGAAAGGATACACTCCAGATGCAAGTGACCCGGATGCAGGAACTTATGTCGCATATGAAAATTCCTATCCATGA
- the LOC135836367 gene encoding cyclic AMP-dependent transcription factor ATF-1-like isoform X2 encodes MDGMVEENGSHEGGPLDSTNGPKAIAVTTCVQSVIQPNQQSVIQSATGNIQPTVLTKGNVILVSKPNSVIQTAQGSLQTLQVVVEAHGSDDDDSLSPRSNLDKKRRDILSHSPSRRKLENNLGAGEIFPKLESSGSDCDSNLDSELSSHSISVSSHYQSVLPNETLHMPSQSGEDVQGLPTITMTTAGTTAGGTILHYAGQDGQFFVPGEIVVMQNPNNETTNSGVPEDQAKKREIRLLKNREAARECRRKKKEYIKCLENRVAVLEAQNKALIDELKSLKELYCSQKTE; translated from the coding sequence ATGGATGGGATGGTTGAAGAGAATGGTAGCCACGAAGGCGGTCCTTTGGATTCGACAAACGGTCCTAAAGCCATTGCAGTAACTACATGCGTCCAGTCAGTTATTCAGCCTAATCAACAATCGGTCATTCAAAGTGCGACGGGTAATATTCAACCGACAGTTTTGACCAAAGGTAACGTGATCCTAGTTAGTAAACCTAATTCAGTTATCCAAACGGCACAAGGAAGTTTGCAAACATTACAAGTAGTTGTTGAAGCCCATGGCAGTGACGACGACGACAGCCTTTCACCTAGAAgtaatttggataaaaaacgCAGAGACATATTATCTCACAGTCCATCGCGCcggaaacttgaaaataatttaggaGCCGGAGAAATATTTCCGAAACTTGAATCGTCCGGTTCGGATTGCGATTCGAATTTAGACAGTGAACTTTCTTCACATTCGATATCAGTGTCGAGTCATTACCAATCTGTTTTACCAAATGAAACTTTACACATGCCTAGTCAAAGTGGCGAAGACGTGCAGGGTTTACCTACCATTACAATGACCACTGCAGGAACCACTGCTGGCGGTACCATTTTACATTACGCCGGCCAAGATGGTCAATTTTTCGTACCAGGTGAAATTGTAGTCATGCAGAACCCCAATAACGAAACAACGAACAGCGGTGTACCCGAAGACCAAGCTAAAAAACGCGAAATAAGGCTGCTGAAAAATCGAGAAGCCGCACGAGAATGTAGGCGGAAGAAAAAAGAATATAttaaatgtttggaaaacaggGTAGCTGTGTTAGAGGCTCAAAATAAAGCCTTAATCGACGAATTGAAATCCCTCAAGGAATTATACTGTTCGCAGAAAACCGAATAA
- the LOC135836367 gene encoding cyclic AMP-dependent transcription factor ATF-1-like isoform X1 — protein sequence MRFTTKDMDGMVEENGSHEGGPLDSTNGPKAIAVTTCVQSVIQPNQQSVIQSATGNIQPTVLTKGNVILVSKPNSVIQTAQGSLQTLQVVVEAHGSDDDDSLSPRSNLDKKRRDILSHSPSRRKLENNLGAGEIFPKLESSGSDCDSNLDSELSSHSISVSSHYQSVLPNETLHMPSQSGEDVQGLPTITMTTAGTTAGGTILHYAGQDGQFFVPGEIVVMQNPNNETTNSGVPEDQAKKREIRLLKNREAARECRRKKKEYIKCLENRVAVLEAQNKALIDELKSLKELYCSQKTE from the exons ATGAGATTCACAACCAAG GATATGGATGGGATGGTTGAAGAGAATGGTAGCCACGAAGGCGGTCCTTTGGATTCGACAAACGGTCCTAAAGCCATTGCAGTAACTACATGCGTCCAGTCAGTTATTCAGCCTAATCAACAATCGGTCATTCAAAGTGCGACGGGTAATATTCAACCGACAGTTTTGACCAAAGGTAACGTGATCCTAGTTAGTAAACCTAATTCAGTTATCCAAACGGCACAAGGAAGTTTGCAAACATTACAAGTAGTTGTTGAAGCCCATGGCAGTGACGACGACGACAGCCTTTCACCTAGAAgtaatttggataaaaaacgCAGAGACATATTATCTCACAGTCCATCGCGCcggaaacttgaaaataatttaggaGCCGGAGAAATATTTCCGAAACTTGAATCGTCCGGTTCGGATTGCGATTCGAATTTAGACAGTGAACTTTCTTCACATTCGATATCAGTGTCGAGTCATTACCAATCTGTTTTACCAAATGAAACTTTACACATGCCTAGTCAAAGTGGCGAAGACGTGCAGGGTTTACCTACCATTACAATGACCACTGCAGGAACCACTGCTGGCGGTACCATTTTACATTACGCCGGCCAAGATGGTCAATTTTTCGTACCAGGTGAAATTGTAGTCATGCAGAACCCCAATAACGAAACAACGAACAGCGGTGTACCCGAAGACCAAGCTAAAAAACGCGAAATAAGGCTGCTGAAAAATCGAGAAGCCGCACGAGAATGTAGGCGGAAGAAAAAAGAATATAttaaatgtttggaaaacaggGTAGCTGTGTTAGAGGCTCAAAATAAAGCCTTAATCGACGAATTGAAATCCCTCAAGGAATTATACTGTTCGCAGAAAACCGAATAA
- the LOC135836370 gene encoding periodic tryptophan protein 2 homolog codes for MKFSFKFSNILGAVYRKGNVLFTPDGNSVISPVGNRICIYNLKNNTSSTLPVESRFNYECLALSPSGNVLIAVNEDGEAHLITMVTRRVVFTYRFNEKVRCIRFSPDGKYFAVCKLNKVFLYRAPENCSTDYSGQFVLERVYSDFADNTTCVDWTSDSRVIAVGAKDGVTKIFSVPYLDKFRNNTIAGHSDSIVAVFFEKDSLHLNTLSRNGVICMWECNTDLSDLKTCEVKYVRKDKIDDEDDIDLTTGEERDEVLLNEKTEPEIKEESKERMRYHLCPPKRYLNDYNKYEKRCFLTTCEYHKNSRILVAGFSNGAFFIFELPEVTLLHSLSISESSVSTIAINNLGDWITFGCEGQGQLLVWEWQSETYILKQQAHSSPMSCLDYSADGLYIATGGEDGKVKLWNTQTGFCFVTFTEHTSVVSAVKFGNNRKFLVSASTDGTVRAFDMARYRNYRTFASPRPVQFSCLAIDSANEFVAAGAQDVFEIYLWSMKIGHLLECLSGHEGPVVSIAFTPVSSSSSFASISWDKTLRIWNSLESSREHDTVQLLAEGLCVAYRPDGKEIAVASLDGQISFFDPAKGEQTHSIEGRHDLGSGRAESDVITAKKSEQAKAFTTLCYSTDGNYVIAAGQSKNVCIYHVSEGILIKKFEITQNRSLDAVDDIINRRKMTEFGNIDLIEKREANEGGDVKLKLPGVAKGDMAARSFKPEVRVYDVSFSPTGLAWCAATTEGVLIYSLGANDVFDPFHLDMDVTPESIKNTYLQKDYSKALIMALKLNESEIVQQVVESIPPDDIELCIKSLPKIFIDRLLKFISVFVENSPLIEYYLIWAEHLLNANNASSTCHPSILLTLHRNLKKKYDDLMKVCDFNKYTMQFIQKMASRKKTTCNASTLNEVMDISDIDDEVMSTNEDSYQELEIKEENEGS; via the exons ATGAAGTTTTCGTTCAAA ttttcaaatattttgggaGCGGTCTACCGCAAAGGCAATGTATTATTTACTCCGGATGGGAATTCTGTAATTAGTCCAGTTGGAAATCGGATATGTAtctacaatttgaaaaa CAATACTTCTTCAACTTTACCTGTTGAAAGTCGTTTCAACTACGAATGTTTAGCTCTATCTCCCTCAGGAAATGTTTTGATAGCTGTCAACGAAG ATGGCGAAGCCCATTTAATTACGATGGTTACTAGAAGAGTAGTTTTCACCTACAGATTTAATGAAAAAGTACGCTGTATTCGATTCAGTCCCGATGGAAAATATTTTGCTGTTTGTAAACTAAATaaag tttttctgtaTCGAGCTCCCGAAAATTGCTCTACTGATTATAGTGGTCAGTTTGTTCTCGAAAGAGTGTATTCAGATTTTGCTGACAATACTACATGTGTTGATTGGACGAGCGATTCAAG GGTAATCGCTGTAGGTGCAAAGGATGGtgtaacaaaaatattttctgttcCTTATCTggataaatttcgaaataatacaATAGCTGGACATTCTGATTCTATTGTTGctgtatttttcgaaaaagattCTCTGCATTTAAATACACTTAGTAG GAATGGAGTAATATGCATGTGGGAATGTAACACAGATTTATCAGATTTGAAAACATGTGAAGTCAAATATGTTCGAAAGGATAAAATTGACGATGAAGATGATATTGATCTCACCACAGGCGAAGAAAGAGACGAAGTtctattgaatgaaaaaa CTGAACCAGAAATTAAAGAAGAATCTAAAGAAAGAATGAGGTATCATTTGTGCCCGCCTAAAAGATATTTGAATGATTATAACAAATATGAAAAACGTTGCTTCCTGACAACCTGCGAATACCACAAAAACAGTCGTATTCTTGTTGCTGGATTCTCTAACGGagctttcttcatttttgagttacCAGAAGTGACGCTTTTGCATTCTTTAAG tataTCTGAATCAAGTGTTTCAACCATTGCTATAAACAATCTCGGTGACTGGATTACATTCGGATGCGAAGGCCAAGGGCAATTGTTAGTTTGGGAATGGCAGAGTGAAACTTACATATTGAAGCAGCAAGCTCACAGTAGTCCAATGTCCTGCTTGGATTATTCAGCTGATGGCCTATATATTGCTACTGGCGGAGAAGATGGAAAA GTGAAACTATGGAACACTCAGACGGGTTTTTGTTTCGTCACGTTCACCGAACATACTTCTGTCGTATCTGCTGTAAAATTCGGTAATAATCGAAAATTTCTCGTATCTGCTTCTACCGATGGAACGGTTCGTGCGTTTGATATGGCCAG gtatCGAAATTATCGAACTTTTGCTTCGCCTAGACCAGTACAATTTAGTTGTCTTGCGATCGATTCTGCTAACGAGTTTGTAGCTGCTGGAGCTCAAGACGTATTCGAAATATATTTGTGGTCTATGAAAATAGGTCATTTGCTCGAG TGTTTATCTGGTCACGAAGGTCCAGTCGTAAGCATTGCATTTACTCCAGTCTCGTCTAGTTCTTCATTCGCATCGATAAGTTGGGATAAAACACTCCGAATATGGAATTCATTAGAATCGTCTCGAGAGCATGATACTGTTCAATTACTCGCCGAAG GTCTTTGCGTCGCTTACCGTCCGGATGGAAAAGAAATCGCAGTAGCTTCTTTGGATGGTCAGATTTCGTTTTTCGATCCGGCCAAAGGTGAACAAACTCACTCGATTGAGGGTCGACATGATTTAGGCAGCGGACGAGCAGAAAGTGATGTAATTACTgccaaaaaaagtgaacaagCAAA AGCTTTCACGACACTATGCTATTCCACCGATGGAAATTACGTTATTGCTGCCGGTCAGTCGAAAAACGTTTGCATTTATCATGTTTCTGAAGGAATcctcataaaaaaattcgaaataacaCAGAATCGTTCTTTGGATGCAGTTGAT GATATTATAAATCGTAGAAAAATGACAGAGTTTGGTAACATAGACTTGATAGAAAAGAGAGAAGCAAACGAAGGTGGAGacgtgaaattgaaattgccCGGAGTAGCTAAAGGAGACATGGCTGCGAGATCATTCAAACCAGAAGTTCGCGTGTACGATGTTTCCTTCTCTCCGACAG gtTTGGCATGGTGCGCAGCAACAACTGAAGGAGTACTGATTTATTCTTTAGGCGCGAACGATGTATTTGATCCATTTCATTTAGATATGGATGTAACTCCTGAGTCAATTAAAAACACCTACCTTCAGAAAGATTACTCCAAAG CATTAATAATGGCTTTGAAATTGAACGAATCTGAAATTGTTCAACAAGTGGTTGAAAGTATTCCACCTGACGATA TTGAATTATGCATCAAATCTTTACCAAAAATCTTCATCGAtagattattaaaatttatatcagtATTTGTGGAAAACTCTCCTTTGATTGAATACTATCTCATATGGGCTGAACATCTGCTCAACGCTAATAATGCCTCCAGTACATGCCATCCTTCAATTTTACTTACGTTACAtcgaaacttgaaaaagaaatacgaCGATTTAATGAAAGT TTGTGATTTTAATAAGTACACGATGCAGTTTATTCAGAAAATGGCATCTAGGAAGAAAACAACTTGCAATGCAAGTACGCTCAATGAAGTGATGGATATTAGCGACATCGATGACGAAGTCATGTCAACAAATGAAGATAGTTACCAAGAATTAGAAatcaaagaagaaaatgaaggCAGTTGA
- the PIG-A gene encoding phosphatidylinositol N-acetylglucosaminyltransferase subunit A produces MKHRICMASDFFYPNVGGVEAHIFNLSQCLLRRNHRVIVLTHSYGERIGIRYMTNGLKVYYLPIKTFYSQCILPSMISSLPLIRYILLRERITIVHGHSAFSALAHETMMIAELMGLKTVFTDHSLFGFADTSAIVTNKFLEISLADCNHCICVSHIGKENTVLRARVNHDRVSVIPNAVDTTLFTPKVDNIYRGEIVVVVVSRLVYRKGIDLLAQIIADSCRKYSQVRFLIGGDGPKRSLLEDVRNKHNLEERVQLLGRLEQHEVVHVLKRGNIFLNTSLTEAYCMAIVEAASCGLKVVSTRVGGIPEVLPPPLIYLAEPDVSSLLINLNDAIEDFMNGVVLTPEKCHNIVRELYTWQNVTSRTEIVYDLVLQDSPKTLKEKYMKYLPSGVHSFLLVLSLMYIILQILEWWVPRKDIDLVKDFNICGKNTKVVRDSSDAEVERDSD; encoded by the coding sequence ATGAAACATCGTATTTGTATGGCATCGGACTTCTTCTATCCGAATGTTGGTGGAGTTGAAGCTCACATATTTAATCTATCTCAATGTCTTCTCAGAAGAAATCATAGAGTCATAGTGCTGACACATTCTTACGGTGAAAGAATCGGCATTCGATACATGACTAACGGACTGAAAGTATATTATCTACCTATTAAAACGTTCTACAGTCAATGTATTTTACCCTCGATGATCTCTTCGTTACCTCTAATCAGATATATTTTGCTTAGAGAACGAATAACGATTGTACACGGACATTCTGCGTTTTCTGCGTTAGCTCACGAAACCATGATGATCGCCGAACTGATGGGTTTGAAGACCGTATTCACTGATCATTCTTTATTCGGGTTCGCTGATACTTCGGCCATAGTTACGAACAAATTTCTGGAAATATCTCTGGCTGATTGCAACCACTGTATTTGCGTTTCGCATATTGGAAAAGAAAACACGGTGCTGAGAGCTCGAGTGAATCACGACCGTGTTTCGGTGATTCCAAACGCCGTAGATACTACATTATTTACACCGAAAGTGGATAATATCTACCGAGGTGAAATCGTTGTCGTGGTTGTGAGTCGTCTAGTGTACAGAAAAGGAATCGATTTGTTGGCTCAGATTATCGCCGATTCTTGTCGTAAATATTCCCAAGTTCGGTTTCTAATCGGCGGAGATGGACCGAAAAGATCGCTGTTGGAAGATGTCCGAAATAAACATAATTTAGAAGAACGAGTTCAATTATTAGGACGATTGGAACAACACGAAGTTGTTCACGTATTAAAAAGAGGAAATATATTTCTAAATACCTCTCTGACTGAAGCGTACTGTATGGCGATAGTCGAAGCTGCCTCTTGCGGCTTGAAAGTTGTTAGTACGCGAGTAGGAGGTATACCAGAAGTATTACCCCCTCCTTTGATATATTTAGCCGAACCCGACGTCTCttcattattaattaatttaaacgATGCAATTGAAGACTTCATGAACGGTGTGGTACTGACTCCGGAGAAATGTCATAATATAGTTCGTGAGCTATACACTTGGCAAAATGTAACCAGTCGTACGGAAATCGTTTATGATCTAGTCCTGCAAGATTCGCCGAAaacgttgaaagaaaaatatatgaAGTATTTGCCCAGTGGAGTTCACTCGTTCCTTTTAGTATTATCGTTGATGTAcatcattttacaaattttagagTGGTGGGTTCCCAGAAAAGATATCGATCTTGTTAAAGACTTTaatatttgtggaaaaaataccaaagtaGTTCGTGATAGTTCTGACGCTGAAGTCGAACGCGATTCTGATTGA
- the LOC135836372 gene encoding MIT domain-containing protein 1-like — protein MTTEHQIAGNILTKAVTLDGKKRFTEALICYQEGLHILMGVLQNETNPEAKVKYRARISEYMSRAEKIKEYVETEKDKDSYHEQIIIENDSSGHSYATVFGRFLDSSVNEIEIDDPYVRIFHQFQNLVKFYELAVKSCSNLKSITLTTIANGNEQDQWFDQMKVELTRFKVKMNVTYSPTLHDREIRLDNGWIIKIGRGLDYFKAPASKVAVGTFDMDLRKCHETTVDIFHKKTIRKRYG, from the exons ATGACCACCGAACATCAAATTGCTGGCAATATTCTTACCAAAGCTGTGACTCTAGATGGGAAGAAACGATTCACAGAGGCTCTAATATGTTACCAAGAAGGACTACATATATTAATGGGTGTTTTACAAA ACGAGACCAACCCGGAAGCTAAAGTGAAGTACCGGGCTAGAATTTCAGAATACATGAGCAGAGCtgagaaaatcaaagaataCGTTGAAACTGAAAAAGATAAAGATTCGTACCACGAgcaaattattattgaaaatgattcatctGGTCATAGCTATGCAACTGTATTCGGTCGATTTTTAGATTCCTCagtgaatgaaattgaaatagatGATCCTTACGTTAGAATATTCCATCAA tttcagaattTAGTCAAGTTTTACGAGCTCGCAGTCAAATCTTGTAGtaatttaaaatccataactttAACAACTATTGCCAACGGTAATGAACAAGACCAATGGTTCGATCAAATGAAAGTGGAATTAACACGATTCAAGGTGAAAATGAATGTCACTTATTCTCCTACTTTACACGATCGCGAAATTCG ATTAGACAATGGTTGGATTATTAAAATCGGTCGAGGATTAGATTATTTTAAAGCTCCGGCTAGTAAGGTGGCAGTTGGGACGTTTGACATGGATTTGAGAAAATGTCACGAGACAACGGTTGATATATTTCATAAGAAAACCATTCGTAAGCGATATGGTTAA